From the Sandaracinaceae bacterium genome, the window GCCCCGCGGGCCGGCGACACGCGCGCGTAGACGTGTCGCGCGTCGTTCGCGGGCGAGTAGAGCAGCTCCAGGTCTCGCGCGGCGTCGAGCGTGTAGCGGAGCGCTCGGCTCCCGCGCGCCTCCCCGAGCCGAACCCGCGACCGCGAGCGCTGACGCCGCGCCACCGCCGCGCGCCGGTGTCGACTCCCCTCATCTCGGTCCGTCACGCAGAGGTTGCCGGTGCAGACGTAGACGACCTGGTTCCCGCACCCCCGGACCCGGTACGTGTGCGCGCCGAGGTCGGTCATCTCCACGGAGCTCTGGGGACAGTTGAACTCCGCGGAGAAGCGGCTCAGCGGGGCGCGCGCGCCACACCCGAGGAGGGAGAGCGAGAGCGCGGCGAGGGGAAGGAAGGCGTGTTTCATCGAGGCAGCGAGTCTACCTCATGCGCGACCCGCAGGTCAGGCGAGCTCGGCGACGGCGGCGCTGGTGATGGAGTGGGCGAGCTCCTCGATCTCGCGCGGATCCTCACCCTCGACCATGACGCGCAGCTTCGCCTCGGTGCCGCTCCAGCGCACGACGACCCGGCCGTTCTTGCCGAGCTTCTTCTCGACGCTCTTGACCGCCTTGCTCGTCTTGGGCATCTCGGACAGCGGGCGGCGCTCCGAGAGCTTCGCGTTGACGAGGATCTGCGGCACCCGCTGCATGCACTCCGCGGCGAGCTCGCTCAGCGGGCGCTCCTCGCGGAGCACGATGCTCAGGAGCTGCAGCGCCGCGACGAGGCCGTCGCCGGTCGAGGCGTGGTCGAGGAAGATCATGTGGCCCGACTGCTCGCCGCCGAAGTTGTAGCCCTTGCTCCGCATCGCCTCGACGACGTAGCGGTCGCCGACCGCGGTGCGGACGAGCTTGCCGCCCGCCTTCGACACCGCGCGCTCGAGGCCGAGGTTGCTCATCACGGTGGCGACGAGGGTCTTCTTGCGCAGCGTCCGCTGGTTGAGCATGCGGGTCGCGCAGAGCGCCATGACCACGTCCCCGTCGACTTTCTCGCCCTTCTCGTCGATGACGATCACGCGGTCCGCGTCCCCGTCGAGCGCGATGCCGAGGTCGGCCTTCTTCTTCAGGACCTCGCGCGCGCACGCCTGCGGGTGCACGGCGCCGACCTTCTTGTTGATGTTGCGACCGTCGGGGCGGACGCCGATGGTCGCGACCTCCGCGCCGAGCTCGTAGAAGACGGCGGGGGCGACCTTGTAGGCGGCGCCGTGGGCGGCGTCGACGACGATGCGGAGGCCCTCGAGCGT encodes:
- the glmM gene encoding phosphoglucosamine mutase; the protein is MARKLFGTDGIRGLANEGNMTPEIAFRIGAAVTYQLRRLNSHQPRVVIGKDTRQSGYLFEQALSAGVCSQGGRVMLSGPLPTPAIAHLTTSMRADAGIVISASHNPYEDNGIKIFGGDGFKLPDAKEEELERLIESSEIDQKRPTGRRVGTAVRLDDAPGRYVAFVKQSFPSQLTLEGLRIVVDAAHGAAYKVAPAVFYELGAEVATIGVRPDGRNINKKVGAVHPQACAREVLKKKADLGIALDGDADRVIVIDEKGEKVDGDVVMALCATRMLNQRTLRKKTLVATVMSNLGLERAVSKAGGKLVRTAVGDRYVVEAMRSKGYNFGGEQSGHMIFLDHASTGDGLVAALQLLSIVLREERPLSELAAECMQRVPQILVNAKLSERRPLSEMPKTSKAVKSVEKKLGKNGRVVVRWSGTEAKLRVMVEGEDPREIEELAHSITSAAVAELA